A region from the Arthrobacter gengyunqii genome encodes:
- the dhaK gene encoding dihydroxyacetone kinase subunit DhaK, with amino-acid sequence MKKLINDPRRVVPESLAGFGMAHHDLVRVHSDPDLVLRREPSQGKVSLVSGGGSGHEPLHSGYVGHGMLDAAVPGAVFTSPTPDQILPAITETDTGAGVLLIVKNYTGDILNFETAAELAQAEGVTVVTVVVNDDVAVEDSLYTAGRRGVAGTVLLERIAGGAAERGDTLEQVAAVAERVNANVRSMGVALAPCTVPHAGEPSFTLADNEIELGVGIHGEPGRHRMPMASADSITDQLLEPVLQDVAAAAGDEVLLFVNGMGGTPLSELYIMYRRAAEVLAERGIRVERSLVGNYITALDMQGASVTVLRLDNELTELWDSPVNTPALRWGM; translated from the coding sequence ATGAAGAAGCTTATTAATGATCCGCGCCGGGTCGTTCCGGAATCCCTTGCCGGGTTCGGAATGGCCCATCATGATTTGGTCCGTGTGCACAGCGACCCGGACCTGGTCCTGCGGCGGGAGCCTTCGCAGGGGAAAGTTTCCCTGGTTTCGGGCGGCGGCAGCGGGCACGAGCCGCTGCACAGCGGCTACGTGGGCCATGGAATGCTTGACGCGGCAGTGCCGGGAGCCGTGTTCACGTCTCCCACCCCGGACCAGATTCTTCCTGCCATCACAGAAACCGACACCGGAGCCGGGGTCCTGCTGATCGTCAAGAATTACACCGGAGACATCCTCAACTTCGAGACGGCGGCAGAACTTGCGCAGGCGGAGGGCGTCACCGTCGTCACGGTGGTGGTCAATGACGACGTTGCGGTTGAAGATTCGCTGTACACGGCCGGTCGGCGCGGAGTCGCCGGAACAGTTCTGCTCGAGCGGATAGCAGGCGGTGCTGCAGAGCGGGGAGACACGCTGGAGCAGGTGGCCGCAGTGGCCGAGCGTGTCAACGCCAATGTCCGGTCCATGGGAGTGGCACTTGCACCCTGCACCGTGCCGCACGCAGGTGAGCCAAGCTTCACGCTGGCGGACAACGAGATCGAGCTGGGCGTCGGAATCCACGGTGAGCCCGGACGGCACCGGATGCCCATGGCGTCCGCCGACAGCATCACCGACCAACTGCTGGAGCCGGTCCTGCAGGACGTGGCGGCTGCTGCCGGCGATGAGGTGCTCCTGTTCGTCAACGGTATGGGCGGAACCCCGCTGAGCGAGCTGTACATCATGTACCGCCGCGCAGCCGAAGTGCTGGCCGAGCGTGGCATCCGGGTGGAACGCTCCCTGGTGGGGAATTACATCACCGCCCTGGACATGCAGGGCGCTTCGGTGACAGTGCTCCGGTTGGATAATGAGCTGACGGAACTTTGGGACTCGCCGGTCAACACGCCGGCCCTGCGATGGGGGATGTGA
- a CDS encoding amino-acid N-acetyltransferase, producing MTSETTITVRRARTSDVPRIRSLVAPLAEERILVAKEAVAYYEGLQEFRIAEGPDGEVVGCGALHVMWEDLAEVRTLAADRQWRGRGIGHLLLDTLLADAAEIGVERVFCLTFEVDFFRRHGFEVMANQSAVDPEVYSQLLRSHDEGVAEFLDLARVKPNTLGNTRMIRKL from the coding sequence GTGACTTCCGAGACCACCATCACCGTCCGCCGTGCCCGCACCTCCGACGTCCCCCGCATCCGTTCGCTCGTGGCACCGCTGGCGGAGGAACGGATCCTGGTGGCGAAGGAAGCGGTTGCCTACTACGAAGGGCTGCAGGAATTCCGGATTGCGGAAGGGCCCGACGGCGAGGTGGTGGGGTGCGGCGCGCTGCACGTGATGTGGGAAGACCTGGCCGAGGTCCGGACCCTGGCTGCGGACCGGCAGTGGCGCGGACGCGGAATCGGCCACCTTCTGCTGGATACCCTGCTGGCCGACGCCGCCGAGATTGGAGTGGAACGGGTCTTCTGCCTGACCTTCGAGGTGGATTTCTTCCGCCGCCACGGGTTCGAGGTGATGGCCAACCAGTCGGCGGTTGACCCGGAGGTCTACTCACAGCTGCTGCGGTCCCACGACGAGGGCGTGGCGGAGTTCCTGGATCTGGCCAGGGTCAAACCCAACACGCTGGGAAACACCAGGATGATCCGGAAACTGTAG
- a CDS encoding A/G-specific adenine glycosylase codes for MEPGLQQAPQLHTEIISWFTANARDLPWRRPECSPWGVFVSEIMLQQTPVIRVLPVWQQWMERWPAPAALAAEPSGEAVRAWGRLGYPRRALRLHAAAAAMTERFNGSVPGTRDELLTLPGVGTYTAAAVASFAFGRRETVVDTNIRRVHARALSGKALPAPALNAAEMRLAVALLPDDDAASVAWNASVMELGALVCTARSPKCALCPVQRRCAWVAAGEPAPEYVPKGQTWAGTDRQVRGALMAVLRQAREPVPRKLLVGPPDLLAADGAAEDADPEPAALSKLHALRAPASQLERALAGLLADKLAEESDAGLQLPA; via the coding sequence ATGGAACCGGGCCTGCAGCAGGCACCGCAGCTGCATACGGAGATCATTAGCTGGTTTACGGCCAATGCGCGCGATCTTCCATGGCGGCGTCCGGAGTGCAGCCCCTGGGGTGTGTTCGTCAGCGAAATCATGCTGCAGCAGACCCCGGTGATCCGGGTCCTGCCGGTGTGGCAGCAGTGGATGGAGCGCTGGCCCGCTCCTGCAGCCCTGGCCGCCGAACCCAGCGGCGAGGCGGTTCGCGCGTGGGGACGGTTGGGCTACCCCCGGCGGGCGCTGCGCCTTCACGCCGCCGCGGCAGCCATGACGGAGCGCTTCAACGGCTCCGTTCCCGGCACCCGGGACGAACTGCTGACCCTGCCCGGTGTGGGGACCTACACCGCTGCGGCGGTGGCCTCGTTTGCCTTCGGCCGCCGGGAGACGGTGGTGGACACCAACATCCGCCGGGTGCACGCCCGCGCACTCTCCGGCAAGGCGCTGCCCGCCCCGGCGCTGAACGCCGCCGAAATGCGGCTGGCCGTGGCACTGCTGCCCGACGACGACGCCGCTTCCGTGGCCTGGAACGCTTCCGTCATGGAGCTCGGCGCCCTGGTATGCACTGCCCGGTCGCCCAAGTGCGCGCTGTGCCCGGTGCAGCGGCGGTGTGCCTGGGTGGCAGCCGGGGAACCCGCACCAGAGTATGTGCCCAAAGGCCAAACCTGGGCCGGCACGGACCGGCAGGTCCGCGGCGCCCTCATGGCCGTGCTGCGCCAGGCCCGGGAGCCGGTGCCGCGGAAACTGCTGGTCGGCCCGCCGGATCTGTTGGCGGCGGACGGCGCAGCGGAGGATGCGGATCCGGAGCCCGCCGCACTGTCCAAACTGCATGCCCTGCGAGCTCCGGCCAGCCAGCTGGAGCGTGCCCTGGCCGGCCTGCTGGCGGACAAGCTGGCGGAGGAGAGCGACGCGGGGCTGCAGCTTCCCGCTTGA
- a CDS encoding histone-like nucleoid-structuring protein Lsr2: MAQKVKIILVDDLDAGSADETVRFGLDGSQYEIDLSKDNAKNLRAALKPYVDAGRKVGARTGRPRAAGSARSNEAAQIREWARSNGYTVSERGRVNSEIIEAYRAAQG, encoded by the coding sequence GTGGCGCAAAAGGTAAAAATCATTCTGGTCGATGACCTCGATGCTGGAAGTGCGGATGAGACCGTGCGGTTCGGTCTGGACGGATCCCAGTACGAGATCGACCTGTCCAAGGACAATGCAAAGAATCTTCGTGCGGCCCTGAAGCCCTACGTGGACGCGGGCCGCAAAGTTGGCGCCCGTACGGGCCGCCCCCGCGCTGCCGGTTCTGCACGCAGCAACGAAGCAGCGCAAATCCGTGAATGGGCCCGCAGCAACGGGTACACCGTCTCGGAGCGTGGACGCGTGAACAGCGAAATTATCGAAGCGTACCGGGCCGCCCAGGGCTAA
- the dhaM gene encoding dihydroxyacetone kinase phosphoryl donor subunit DhaM, translated as MSVGLVIVSHSAKLAEGVRELAEQMARDVKIETAGGTDDGGIGTSLEKISAAIAAADTGDGALLLADLGSAVMTAETAVEFLDDDQRARVRLANAPLVEGTVAAAVAAQSGRTLQAVLQEAESAGGIPGQATPPAGSGTGTDAAAGAGEPDDGADDLDPADDDVHTGSWELINPAGLHARPAAAVAQAMADLDAEVRINGVDAKSVMMLMTLGLGQGQTLTLTARGPDAARAVDMMALEVRNGFGEI; from the coding sequence ATGAGTGTTGGACTGGTCATCGTTTCCCACAGCGCGAAACTTGCTGAAGGCGTTCGGGAACTGGCGGAGCAGATGGCCCGGGACGTGAAAATCGAGACGGCCGGAGGTACGGACGACGGCGGGATCGGCACCAGCCTGGAAAAGATTTCCGCTGCCATTGCCGCAGCGGACACCGGCGACGGTGCCCTCCTCCTCGCAGACCTCGGATCGGCCGTGATGACTGCGGAAACGGCGGTGGAATTCCTGGACGATGACCAGCGCGCCCGCGTCCGGTTGGCCAACGCGCCCCTGGTCGAGGGGACGGTGGCGGCGGCAGTTGCCGCACAGAGCGGCAGAACCCTGCAAGCCGTGCTGCAGGAAGCCGAGTCCGCCGGGGGAATCCCGGGGCAGGCAACCCCGCCGGCCGGGTCCGGGACCGGCACGGATGCTGCTGCGGGTGCCGGGGAGCCCGATGACGGGGCCGATGACCTCGATCCCGCCGATGACGATGTTCACACCGGTTCGTGGGAGCTCATCAACCCGGCGGGCCTGCATGCCCGGCCCGCAGCGGCCGTGGCACAGGCAATGGCGGATCTGGACGCTGAAGTCCGCATCAACGGGGTGGACGCCAAGTCCGTGATGATGCTGATGACTCTGGGCCTGGGTCAGGGTCAAACCCTGACCCTGACGGCACGCGGTCCCGATGCCGCCCGCGCAGTGGACATGATGGCTCTGGAAGTGCGGAACGGTTTCGGAGAGATCTAG
- a CDS encoding CsbD family protein — MGADDKVQNSAEKLGGKVKEGLGKATGNESMEAEGHGDQAKGSAKQAGENIKDAFKGK, encoded by the coding sequence ATGGGCGCAGATGACAAGGTGCAGAATTCAGCCGAAAAGCTTGGCGGCAAGGTCAAGGAAGGCCTCGGCAAAGCAACCGGCAACGAGAGCATGGAAGCTGAAGGACACGGCGACCAGGCCAAGGGCAGTGCCAAGCAGGCCGGCGAGAACATCAAGGATGCTTTCAAGGGCAAGTAG
- a CDS encoding ATP-dependent Clp protease ATP-binding subunit produces MFERFTDRARRVVVLAQEEARMLNHNYIGTEHILLGLIHEGEGVAAKALESLSISLGAVREQVQEIIGQGQQAPSGHIPFTPRAKKVLELSLREALQLGHNYIGTEHILLGLIREGEGVAAQVLVKLGADLNRVRQQVIQLLSGYQGKEPVSSGGQQQEGQPAGSVVLDQFGRNLTQAARESKLDPVIGREHEMERVMQVLSRRTKNNPVLIGEPGVGKTAVVEGLAQAIVRGDVPETIKDKQLYTLDLGSLVAGSRYRGDFEERLKKVLKEIRTRGDIILFIDEIHTLVGAGAAEGAIDAASILKPMLARGELQTIGATTLDEYRKHIEKDAALERRFQPIQVNEPSVAHSIEILKGLRDRYEAHHRVSITDAALTSAATLAERYISDRFLPDKAIDLIDEAGARLRIRRMTAPPELKEIDERISALKLEKESAIDSQDFEGAASLRDKEQKLQDQRAEKERQWKSGGLDDIAEVDEELIAEVLANSTGIPVVKLSEEESTRLLKMEDELHKRVIGQDQAIKSISQAMRRTRAGLKDPKRPGGSFIFAGPTGVGKTELAKALAEFLFGDEDALITLDMSEYSEKHTVSRLFGAPPGYVGYEEGGQLTEKVRRRPFSVVLFDEVEKAHADLFNSLLQILEDGRLTDSQGRVVDFKNTIIIMTTNLGTRDISKSVSTGFQSGTDTKTGYDRMRARVTEELRQHFRPEFLNRVDDTVVFPQLTQDEIVQIVDLFLERLGKRLADKGMTIELTPAAKELLATRGYDPAMGARPLRRTIQREIEDQLSEKILFGDLKPGELVSVDVEGEGDDATFTFIGHGVPKALEEAPSAIEAGVGD; encoded by the coding sequence ATGTTTGAAAGATTTACCGACCGTGCCCGTCGCGTTGTCGTGCTTGCCCAAGAAGAGGCTCGCATGCTCAACCACAACTACATCGGCACCGAGCACATCCTGCTCGGGCTCATTCATGAGGGCGAAGGTGTCGCAGCTAAGGCCCTTGAATCCCTGAGCATTTCACTCGGTGCCGTGCGTGAGCAGGTGCAGGAGATCATCGGTCAGGGCCAGCAGGCCCCGTCCGGCCACATCCCCTTCACCCCCCGCGCCAAGAAGGTTCTTGAGCTCTCGCTCCGGGAGGCCCTGCAGCTTGGCCACAACTACATCGGCACCGAGCACATCCTGCTCGGACTGATCCGTGAAGGCGAAGGCGTTGCAGCACAGGTGCTGGTCAAGCTTGGAGCTGACCTGAACCGGGTGCGCCAGCAGGTCATCCAGCTGCTCTCCGGCTACCAGGGCAAAGAACCCGTCAGCTCCGGCGGACAGCAGCAGGAAGGCCAGCCGGCAGGTTCGGTTGTCCTGGACCAGTTCGGCCGCAACCTCACCCAGGCTGCACGCGAGTCCAAGCTCGATCCGGTCATCGGACGCGAGCATGAGATGGAACGGGTCATGCAGGTCCTGTCCCGCCGCACCAAGAACAACCCTGTTCTGATCGGTGAGCCCGGCGTCGGCAAGACGGCAGTTGTTGAGGGACTGGCCCAGGCCATTGTCCGCGGCGATGTTCCCGAAACCATCAAGGACAAGCAGCTGTACACGCTTGACCTGGGTTCGCTCGTCGCCGGTTCCCGCTACCGCGGTGACTTTGAGGAACGCCTGAAGAAGGTCCTCAAGGAGATCCGCACCCGCGGAGACATCATCCTCTTCATCGATGAGATCCACACCCTTGTGGGCGCCGGTGCCGCTGAAGGCGCCATCGACGCAGCTTCCATCCTGAAGCCGATGCTGGCCCGCGGGGAACTGCAGACCATCGGTGCCACCACTTTGGACGAGTACCGCAAGCACATCGAGAAGGACGCAGCTCTGGAACGGCGTTTCCAGCCGATTCAGGTCAACGAGCCCTCCGTTGCGCACTCCATCGAAATCCTGAAGGGCCTGCGGGACCGCTACGAAGCGCATCACCGCGTGTCCATTACGGACGCCGCGCTGACCTCTGCCGCAACTCTGGCCGAGCGCTACATCAGCGACCGCTTCCTTCCGGACAAGGCCATTGACCTGATCGATGAAGCCGGTGCCCGGCTGAGGATCCGCCGCATGACCGCGCCGCCGGAGCTCAAGGAAATTGACGAGCGCATTTCCGCGCTGAAGCTGGAAAAGGAATCAGCGATTGATTCCCAGGACTTCGAGGGCGCTGCCTCCCTGCGGGACAAGGAGCAGAAGCTCCAGGACCAGCGGGCGGAAAAGGAGCGTCAGTGGAAGTCCGGCGGCCTGGATGACATTGCCGAGGTGGATGAGGAACTCATCGCCGAGGTGCTGGCCAATTCCACCGGCATCCCCGTGGTCAAGCTCAGCGAGGAAGAATCCACGCGCCTGCTCAAGATGGAAGACGAGCTGCACAAGCGCGTTATCGGTCAGGACCAGGCGATCAAGTCCATCTCGCAGGCCATGCGCCGCACGCGGGCCGGCCTCAAGGATCCCAAGCGTCCGGGCGGTTCCTTCATCTTCGCCGGTCCCACCGGTGTGGGTAAGACGGAGCTCGCCAAGGCACTGGCGGAATTCCTCTTCGGTGACGAAGACGCGCTGATCACCTTGGACATGTCCGAATACTCCGAGAAGCACACTGTTTCCCGGCTCTTCGGTGCCCCTCCGGGATATGTCGGCTACGAAGAAGGCGGGCAGCTGACCGAAAAGGTCCGCCGCCGTCCGTTCTCCGTGGTGCTGTTCGACGAAGTTGAGAAGGCCCACGCTGACCTGTTCAACTCGCTGCTGCAGATCCTCGAAGACGGCCGCCTGACTGACAGCCAGGGCCGGGTGGTGGACTTCAAGAACACCATCATCATCATGACCACCAACCTGGGAACCCGGGATATCTCCAAGAGCGTCTCCACGGGGTTCCAGTCCGGCACGGACACCAAGACCGGTTACGACCGGATGCGGGCCCGGGTCACGGAAGAGCTGCGCCAGCACTTCCGCCCCGAATTCCTCAACCGTGTCGATGACACGGTGGTGTTCCCGCAGCTCACGCAGGACGAGATCGTTCAGATCGTGGACCTGTTCCTGGAACGCCTCGGCAAGCGCCTGGCAGACAAGGGAATGACCATCGAGCTGACCCCCGCGGCCAAGGAACTGCTGGCCACGCGCGGCTACGATCCCGCCATGGGTGCCCGGCCGCTGCGCCGGACCATCCAGCGCGAGATCGAGGACCAGCTCTCCGAGAAGATCCTGTTCGGAGATCTCAAGCCCGGCGAACTGGTATCTGTGGACGTGGAGGGCGAAGGAGACGACGCCACCTTCACGTTCATCGGCCACGGCGTGCCGAAGGCGCTCGAAGAAGCTCCGTCTGCAATTGAGGCGGGCGTCGGGGACTAA
- the dhaL gene encoding dihydroxyacetone kinase subunit DhaL, with the protein MSLDAKWAAQWMRASAAAMAENRQRLIDLDRDIGDADHGENMDRGFSAVVEKLDADGTPATPGDVMKLAAMTLMSKVGGAAGPLYGTAFLRASTAAGTAAELDPEALVAVLTAARDGIVARGKAEVGDKTMVDAWTPAVEAAQTSAGAQAGPAEVLAAAANGARAGLAGTEPLIARKGRASYLGERSAGHLDPGAASTVLILQAAASTAEEGA; encoded by the coding sequence ATGTCATTGGATGCAAAGTGGGCGGCACAATGGATGCGCGCCTCAGCCGCCGCCATGGCGGAGAACCGGCAGCGCCTTATTGACCTGGACCGGGACATTGGCGACGCGGACCACGGAGAGAACATGGACCGAGGTTTCTCGGCTGTCGTGGAGAAGCTGGACGCGGACGGAACGCCTGCCACACCGGGAGACGTGATGAAGCTTGCGGCCATGACCCTGATGTCGAAGGTCGGCGGGGCCGCCGGGCCGCTGTACGGCACAGCCTTCCTGCGGGCCTCCACCGCGGCCGGCACTGCCGCGGAGCTGGATCCGGAGGCACTGGTTGCTGTGCTCACGGCCGCACGGGACGGAATCGTGGCCCGCGGAAAAGCCGAAGTTGGAGACAAGACCATGGTGGATGCCTGGACGCCGGCAGTAGAGGCAGCCCAGACATCAGCAGGGGCCCAGGCCGGACCGGCCGAGGTGCTGGCCGCAGCGGCGAACGGTGCCCGGGCGGGGCTGGCCGGCACTGAACCGCTGATCGCGCGCAAGGGACGGGCCAGCTACCTCGGAGAGCGCAGTGCAGGCCATCTTGATCCCGGTGCTGCTTCCACGGTCTTGATCCTGCAGGCCGCGGCATCCACGGCGGAAGAGGGCGCATGA